One stretch of Sphingomonas rosea DNA includes these proteins:
- a CDS encoding LL-diaminopimelate aminotransferase — translation MHTDFYRIERLPPYVFAEVNGMRAAMRAKGEDVIDLGMGNPDSPPPAHVIAKLAEVAAKPDAHGYSASKGIPGLRKAQAAYYQRRFGVELDPESEIIVTLGSKEGLANLAQAITAPGDVILAPNPSYPIHSFGFIIAGAAIRSIPAAPGPDFFERLRLAMRYTVPRPKALVIGYPSNPTAYVADKAFYEQLVAFAREHQIWIISDLAYAEIYFGEEPTPSILAVEGAKEVAVEFTSMSKTYSMAGWRIGFAVGNRELIAALTRVKSYLDYGAFTPIQAAAVAALNGPQDCVAETRALYRKRRDVLVESFGRAGWEIPVPQASMFAWAPIPERFQAMGSMEFSKKLLAEAGVAVAPGVGFGEEGEGFVRIAMVENEQRLRQAARGIKKLLKS, via the coding sequence ATGCACACCGACTTCTATCGCATCGAGCGGCTGCCGCCCTACGTCTTCGCCGAAGTGAACGGGATGCGCGCGGCGATGCGGGCGAAGGGCGAGGACGTGATCGACCTCGGCATGGGCAATCCCGACAGCCCGCCCCCGGCGCACGTCATCGCCAAGCTGGCGGAAGTGGCGGCCAAGCCCGATGCGCACGGCTATTCGGCCTCGAAGGGCATTCCGGGGCTGCGGAAGGCGCAGGCGGCTTATTACCAGCGGCGGTTCGGGGTGGAACTGGATCCCGAGAGCGAAATCATCGTCACGCTGGGGTCGAAGGAAGGGCTGGCGAACCTCGCGCAGGCGATCACCGCGCCGGGCGACGTCATCCTCGCCCCCAATCCCTCCTACCCGATCCACAGCTTCGGCTTCATCATCGCGGGGGCGGCGATCCGCTCGATTCCCGCCGCGCCCGGGCCCGACTTCTTCGAGCGGCTTCGGCTGGCGATGCGCTACACGGTGCCGCGCCCCAAGGCGCTGGTGATCGGCTATCCGAGCAATCCCACCGCTTATGTCGCCGACAAGGCCTTCTACGAGCAACTCGTCGCCTTCGCGCGCGAACACCAGATCTGGATCATCTCCGACCTCGCCTATGCCGAGATCTATTTCGGCGAGGAGCCGACGCCGTCGATCCTCGCCGTCGAGGGCGCGAAGGAGGTGGCGGTCGAGTTCACCAGCATGAGCAAGACCTATTCGATGGCCGGGTGGCGAATCGGCTTCGCGGTCGGAAACCGGGAGCTGATCGCGGCGCTGACGCGGGTGAAGAGCTATCTCGATTATGGCGCGTTCACGCCGATCCAGGCGGCGGCGGTGGCGGCCTTGAACGGGCCGCAGGACTGCGTCGCGGAGACCCGCGCGCTCTACAGGAAGCGTCGCGACGTGCTGGTCGAAAGCTTCGGGCGGGCCGGCTGGGAGATCCCGGTGCCGCAAGCCAGCATGTTCGCCTGGGCGCCGATCCCCGAGCGCTTCCAGGCGATGGGCAGCATGGAATTCTCCAAGAAGCTGCTCGCCGAGGCGGGGGTCGCGGTCGCGCCGGGCGTGGGCTTCGGCGAGGAAGGCGAAGGCTTCGTCCGGATCGCGATGGTCGAGAACGAGCAGCGCCTCCGCCAGGCCGCGCGCGGGATCAAGAAGCTCCTCAAGAGCTAG
- a CDS encoding DUF2924 domain-containing protein, with protein sequence MTSIDEQVAALPKLGRAGLQQRWQEVYKSAPPAAFTPDLLARGIAHWLQEKAIGRLDPALARQLKTNGEGRGGARPKLRPGNRLVRRWRGRTYVVDVVEEGYRYDEQTYGSLSEIATLITGTRWSGPRFFGLPK encoded by the coding sequence ATGACCAGTATCGATGAACAGGTCGCCGCGCTGCCCAAGCTTGGCAGGGCAGGGCTCCAGCAGCGGTGGCAAGAGGTCTACAAAAGCGCGCCTCCAGCGGCCTTTACGCCCGACCTCCTGGCCCGCGGCATTGCGCATTGGCTACAAGAGAAAGCTATCGGACGACTAGATCCAGCGCTCGCGCGGCAGCTCAAGACAAACGGCGAGGGCCGGGGTGGCGCGCGGCCAAAGCTGCGACCAGGCAATCGCCTCGTTCGCCGCTGGCGGGGCCGCACTTACGTCGTGGACGTTGTGGAAGAAGGCTATCGCTACGACGAACAGACCTATGGCTCGCTGAGCGAGATCGCGACCCTGATCACAGGCACGCGCTGGTCTGGCCCACGCTTCTTCGGCTTGCCCAAATGA
- a CDS encoding PH domain-containing protein, which translates to MSADEATPEHLHPIALLSGLGKAVRNLFGGIAAGGYFAFKGQTFVALMMLGGIAGVTLAGLLLHWWRFSFRVGADAIRIDSGILSRTHRTIPYDRIQDVSISQSPVHRLAGVARVTLETGSSTAGKDEGDLEAISLARAEALRELVRARRTGAVAAVETQAMAEPPPLFAMDACRVLTLGLLSFSLALFAALFGATQTIGNVIDFDPFRRKFWEPILAEGGWLLDHRIGAILGGLVIVGVAGLATGVIRTGLREWGFTLTLTGRSFRRRRGLLTRTDVSLPLRRIQAGVIATGPVRERLGWVRLAVESLASDASEGKQREDHVLAPLARPDELAPVLHALGWEAPGPETAWRMVDRAHVTSFCVALLPVFPLLLLLAPLRWLDWKRTAYALEAERLLIRTGWWRRRLLILPLANIQTVDLTENALGRRFGIAALTIAVAGGSAGGHHLPSLPRNDASLLHRRLLSPAP; encoded by the coding sequence GTGAGCGCGGACGAGGCGACCCCCGAGCATCTCCACCCGATCGCGCTCCTCAGCGGGCTCGGCAAGGCGGTCCGCAACCTGTTCGGCGGGATCGCGGCCGGTGGCTATTTCGCCTTCAAGGGGCAGACGTTCGTCGCGCTGATGATGCTCGGCGGGATCGCGGGGGTGACGCTTGCGGGGCTGCTCCTCCACTGGTGGCGTTTCTCCTTCCGGGTGGGCGCGGACGCGATCCGGATCGACAGCGGGATCCTCAGCCGGACCCACCGGACCATTCCCTACGACCGGATCCAGGACGTCAGCATCAGCCAGTCGCCGGTGCACCGTCTGGCGGGCGTGGCGCGCGTGACGCTTGAAACGGGAAGCTCGACCGCAGGCAAGGACGAGGGCGACCTCGAGGCCATTTCCCTCGCGCGGGCCGAGGCGCTCCGCGAGCTGGTCCGGGCGCGGCGGACCGGAGCGGTCGCGGCGGTGGAAACGCAGGCGATGGCCGAGCCGCCGCCGCTGTTCGCGATGGACGCGTGCCGCGTCCTGACGCTCGGCCTCCTGAGTTTCAGCCTCGCGCTGTTCGCGGCGCTGTTCGGCGCGACGCAGACGATCGGCAACGTGATCGACTTCGACCCCTTCCGGCGCAAGTTCTGGGAGCCGATCCTGGCCGAGGGCGGATGGCTGCTCGACCACCGGATCGGCGCGATACTCGGCGGCCTCGTGATCGTCGGGGTGGCGGGGCTGGCGACGGGTGTCATTCGCACCGGGCTTCGCGAGTGGGGCTTCACGCTGACCCTGACCGGCCGCTCCTTCCGGCGGCGGCGGGGGCTTCTGACCAGGACCGATGTGTCCTTGCCGCTGCGGCGGATCCAGGCCGGGGTCATCGCGACTGGCCCGGTGCGCGAGCGGCTGGGCTGGGTCCGGCTGGCGGTAGAAAGCCTTGCGAGCGACGCCAGCGAGGGCAAGCAGCGCGAGGACCATGTGCTGGCGCCCCTTGCACGCCCCGACGAACTGGCGCCGGTGCTGCACGCGCTCGGCTGGGAGGCGCCCGGACCCGAAACCGCGTGGCGGATGGTCGACCGCGCGCATGTGACGAGCTTCTGCGTGGCGCTGCTGCCGGTCTTTCCCCTGCTCCTCCTGCTGGCACCGCTGCGCTGGCTCGACTGGAAGCGGACGGCCTATGCGCTCGAGGCCGAGCGGCTGCTGATCCGGACCGGATGGTGGCGGCGCCGGCTGCTGATCCTCCCGCTCGCCAACATCCAGACGGTCGACCTCACCGAAAATGCGCTCGGCCGCCGGTTCGGGATCGCGGCTTTGACCATCGCCGTCGCGGGGGGCTCGGCGGGCGGGCACCATCTTCCCTCGCTCCCGCGAAATGACGCGAGTCTTTTGCATCGCCGGCTGCTATCGCCCGCACCATGA
- the glpX gene encoding class II fructose-bisphosphatase: MINASHVLDRVLVLEMVRVTEAAAIAASALVGRGDEKAADAAAVEAMRAALNELPMDGTVVIGEGERDEAPMLFIGEKVGSEQGTGPKIDIALDPLEGTTITAKAGPNSLAVLAIAEAGCLLNAPDVYMQKLAIGPGYAPGTVSLERSPTENVRSLAAAKGVEPHEIIACVLDRPRHAEIIAELRAIGCGIMLIPDGDVAGVIATTDPETTVDIYMGSGGAPEGVLAAAALRCVGGQIEGKLLFRNDDERARAHRWGIEDLDRIYKLDDMAKGDCIFAATGVTDGSLLKGVKRRKSMITTESIVMRASSGTVRRISGEHRKDV, from the coding sequence GTGATCAATGCCAGCCACGTGCTCGACCGAGTGCTCGTTCTCGAGATGGTCCGGGTGACCGAGGCCGCCGCCATCGCCGCCTCCGCGCTGGTCGGGCGCGGCGACGAGAAGGCCGCCGACGCCGCTGCCGTGGAAGCGATGCGCGCGGCGCTGAACGAGCTGCCGATGGACGGCACCGTGGTGATCGGCGAGGGCGAGCGCGACGAGGCGCCGATGCTGTTCATCGGCGAAAAGGTCGGGTCCGAGCAGGGCACGGGTCCCAAGATCGACATCGCGCTCGACCCGCTGGAAGGCACCACCATCACCGCCAAGGCCGGCCCCAATTCGCTGGCGGTGCTGGCGATCGCGGAGGCCGGGTGCCTGCTCAACGCGCCCGACGTCTACATGCAGAAGCTGGCGATCGGGCCGGGCTATGCGCCGGGGACGGTCAGCCTCGAGCGCTCGCCGACCGAGAATGTCCGCAGCCTCGCCGCGGCCAAGGGCGTCGAACCGCACGAGATCATCGCCTGCGTCCTCGACCGGCCGCGCCACGCCGAGATCATCGCCGAGCTGCGCGCGATCGGCTGCGGCATCATGCTCATCCCCGACGGCGACGTCGCGGGCGTGATCGCGACCACCGACCCCGAGACCACGGTCGACATCTACATGGGTTCGGGCGGCGCGCCCGAGGGTGTGCTGGCGGCCGCGGCGTTGCGCTGCGTCGGCGGGCAGATCGAGGGCAAGCTCCTGTTCCGCAACGACGACGAGCGCGCCCGCGCGCACCGCTGGGGGATCGAGGACCTCGACCGGATCTACAAGCTCGACGACATGGCCAAGGGCGACTGCATCTTCGCCGCGACCGGCGTCACCGACGGCTCGCTCTTGAAGGGCGTCAAGCGCCGCAAGAGCATGATCACCACCGAAAGCATCGTGATGCGCGCCTCGAGCGGCACCGTGCGCCGGATCTCGGGCGAGCATCGCAAGGACGTTTGA
- a CDS encoding DUF3489 domain-containing protein, whose amino-acid sequence MTKTEAQTTRQSHRPAESRAKSQIVTNEPTKVLSKQVGLAALLLRDEGATLDQMIETTGWLPHTTRAAMTGLRKKGYVIDSDKVDGVRTYRAVAPE is encoded by the coding sequence ATGACCAAGACAGAGGCCCAAACTACCCGACAGAGCCACCGACCGGCGGAAAGTCGTGCCAAATCCCAAATCGTAACAAATGAACCGACGAAGGTGCTTTCAAAACAGGTGGGCTTGGCGGCGCTCTTGCTGCGCGACGAGGGCGCCACGCTTGACCAGATGATCGAGACGACCGGCTGGCTCCCGCACACCACGCGCGCTGCCATGACGGGCCTTCGCAAAAAGGGCTACGTGATCGACAGCGACAAGGTCGATGGGGTGCGCACCTACCGTGCGGTGGCACCAGAATGA
- a CDS encoding recombinase family protein, producing MSKVRCAIYTRKSSDEGLEQEFNSLDAQYDSCRAYILSQKHEGWSVARERYDDGGFSGGSMERPGLKGLLADIVAGKIDVVVIYKIDRLTRSLADFARIIEVMEKHGASFVSVTQSFNTKTSMGRLMLHVLLSFAQFEREVGAERVRDKIAASKAKGMWMGGTVPLGYDAVDRKLVINDAEAATVQAIFDAFVELGSVQATVYWSRGQGLTTKLRQRSGEAIGGTPFHYGALRCLLSNRTYIGEVEHKGKVYPGQHEAILDRALFERALAILATRSTDKMRRPKLASASLLQRMIFDQHGRKMGPAHTCRNGQRFRYYVTHGKQIKKGGPAAYRVAAAPIEKHCAALLSEHLTANVTSVESEGAAKLGGTPAKELKMTFLRHLRRVVIGDAELSLELTDGATINRALDRVRHGNDAKLLIGGIPASTPPASNPQLIILLKDAARAQAFALARPKLPLDQLAAKFGRSSERFKRLIRLSYLSPKIVATIVQERQPLGLTGRHLQNLDGLPLCWRAQEEMLLD from the coding sequence ATGAGCAAGGTACGCTGCGCAATCTACACCCGCAAGTCGAGCGACGAAGGGCTGGAGCAGGAGTTCAACAGCCTCGACGCGCAGTACGACAGCTGCAGGGCATACATCCTCAGCCAGAAACATGAAGGCTGGTCGGTCGCCCGCGAGCGCTACGATGATGGCGGCTTTTCAGGCGGCAGCATGGAGCGTCCAGGGCTTAAGGGGCTGCTGGCCGACATCGTCGCCGGCAAGATCGATGTTGTCGTCATCTACAAGATCGACCGGCTCACGCGCAGCCTCGCTGACTTTGCCCGCATCATCGAGGTGATGGAGAAGCATGGCGCCAGCTTCGTCAGCGTCACGCAGTCGTTCAACACCAAAACCAGCATGGGCCGGCTGATGCTTCATGTCCTGCTGTCATTCGCGCAGTTTGAGCGGGAAGTCGGCGCAGAGCGCGTGCGAGACAAGATTGCTGCGTCCAAGGCCAAAGGCATGTGGATGGGCGGCACAGTGCCGCTTGGCTACGATGCCGTCGATCGAAAGCTGGTTATCAACGACGCTGAGGCCGCGACCGTTCAGGCGATCTTCGATGCCTTCGTCGAGCTCGGGTCCGTGCAGGCGACGGTGTACTGGTCACGAGGGCAGGGGCTCACGACAAAGCTCCGCCAGCGCAGCGGCGAGGCGATTGGCGGGACGCCGTTCCACTACGGCGCGCTGCGCTGCTTGCTGAGCAACCGCACCTACATCGGCGAGGTCGAGCACAAGGGTAAGGTTTACCCAGGTCAGCACGAAGCTATTCTTGATCGCGCGCTATTCGAACGTGCTTTGGCGATCCTAGCGACCCGCAGCACGGATAAAATGCGCCGACCGAAGCTGGCCTCGGCCAGCTTGCTTCAGAGAATGATCTTCGATCAGCACGGCCGCAAGATGGGACCGGCGCACACCTGCCGAAATGGGCAGCGCTTTCGCTACTACGTGACGCACGGCAAGCAGATCAAGAAAGGCGGGCCTGCCGCCTACCGTGTTGCTGCCGCGCCGATCGAAAAACATTGCGCTGCCCTCCTATCGGAGCATCTTACGGCCAACGTCACCTCGGTCGAAAGTGAGGGAGCAGCCAAGCTCGGCGGCACGCCCGCTAAAGAGCTGAAGATGACTTTCCTTCGACATCTTCGCCGGGTCGTGATCGGAGATGCTGAATTATCCCTCGAGCTGACCGACGGTGCCACGATAAATCGTGCGCTCGACCGCGTGCGGCACGGCAATGATGCCAAGCTCCTAATTGGCGGCATCCCAGCCTCGACGCCCCCGGCAAGCAATCCGCAGCTCATCATCCTCCTGAAGGATGCGGCTCGTGCTCAGGCGTTCGCGCTGGCCAGGCCTAAGCTCCCGCTCGATCAGCTTGCTGCAAAATTTGGGAGATCGTCCGAGCGCTTCAAACGTCTAATCCGGCTAAGCTATCTCTCGCCAAAGATTGTCGCGACTATCGTGCAGGAACGGCAGCCGCTTGGATTGACCGGCCGACATCTGCAGAACCTCGATGGTCTGCCGCTCTGCTGGCGCGCGCAAGAAGAGATGTTGCTCGACTGA
- the recJ gene encoding single-stranded-DNA-specific exonuclease RecJ encodes MSAALGVERSLSGQPWRWRRPQSDEKWGEALVDELLLGRGVAPHELDRYRSPTIRDLLPDPSLFRDMDQAAERVAAAVLSGERIAIFGDYDVDGATSSALLTLLLRQLGSDPLVYIPDRQAEGYGPNLPALLGLKAQGAGLIITVDCGAQAFEPLAGAKAVGLDVVVVDHHQCAAALPLAYALVNPNRLDEGETGLAHGHLAAVGMAFLLGVALVRTLRAGGFFAGRAEPRVIDLLDLVALGTVADVAKLHGLNRAFVAQGLKVMAKGQNLGLQALAEAARLKTAPSCRDLGFALGPRINAGGRVGRADLGVTLLTTTDPEEAREIAQELDRLNEERRAIEQVVLDQAMEAAEAQSGQPVITVAAEGWHPGVIGIVAGRLKERHERPALVIAIGEDGIGKGSGRSITGVDLGAAVLAAKDEGRLVGGGGHAMAAGVTVAPGGVGSLRDYLSERLAADVAAATANRAMIIDTLCAPRGVQAGLCDALDQAGPYGVGWPQPRVAAGESRLLQVGVVGNGHVRGIATGADGARFKWIAFRAADTPLGQSLLAMPGDRALWLAGTVHRDTWNGGNQAEMHLEDAALA; translated from the coding sequence ATGAGTGCAGCGCTTGGGGTGGAACGGTCGCTGTCGGGCCAGCCGTGGCGCTGGCGCCGGCCGCAATCCGACGAGAAATGGGGCGAGGCCCTTGTCGACGAGCTGCTGCTCGGCCGCGGGGTCGCGCCGCACGAACTCGACCGCTACCGGTCGCCCACGATCCGCGACCTGCTGCCCGACCCGAGCCTGTTTCGCGACATGGACCAGGCGGCCGAGCGGGTGGCCGCGGCGGTGCTCTCGGGTGAGCGGATCGCGATCTTCGGCGACTATGACGTCGACGGGGCGACCAGCAGCGCGCTGCTGACGCTGCTGCTGCGACAGCTCGGCAGCGATCCCCTCGTCTACATCCCCGACCGCCAGGCCGAGGGTTATGGCCCCAACCTGCCCGCGCTGCTCGGCCTCAAGGCGCAGGGCGCCGGGCTGATCATCACGGTCGATTGCGGGGCGCAGGCGTTCGAGCCGCTCGCCGGGGCCAAGGCCGTGGGGCTCGACGTGGTGGTGGTCGACCATCACCAGTGCGCGGCGGCGCTTCCGCTCGCTTATGCCCTGGTCAATCCCAACCGGCTCGACGAGGGCGAGACCGGGCTGGCGCACGGCCACCTCGCGGCGGTGGGCATGGCGTTCCTGCTGGGCGTGGCGCTGGTTCGGACGCTGCGCGCGGGCGGTTTCTTCGCCGGCCGAGCCGAGCCGCGGGTGATCGACCTCCTCGACCTCGTCGCGCTTGGGACGGTGGCCGACGTGGCGAAGCTCCACGGGCTCAATCGGGCGTTTGTTGCCCAGGGACTCAAGGTCATGGCCAAGGGGCAGAACCTCGGGCTCCAGGCGCTAGCCGAGGCGGCGCGCCTCAAGACCGCACCCTCGTGCCGCGACCTGGGATTTGCACTCGGGCCGCGAATCAATGCCGGCGGCCGCGTCGGGCGCGCGGACCTTGGCGTCACGCTGCTGACGACCACCGACCCCGAGGAGGCGCGCGAAATTGCGCAGGAGCTCGACCGGCTGAACGAAGAGCGGCGGGCGATCGAGCAGGTCGTGCTCGACCAGGCGATGGAAGCGGCCGAGGCGCAGTCAGGGCAGCCGGTGATCACGGTCGCGGCCGAGGGCTGGCACCCGGGCGTGATCGGGATCGTCGCGGGCCGGCTCAAGGAACGGCACGAGCGGCCGGCGCTGGTGATCGCGATCGGCGAGGACGGGATCGGCAAGGGATCGGGGCGCTCGATCACCGGGGTCGATCTCGGCGCGGCGGTGCTCGCGGCCAAGGACGAGGGCCGGCTGGTCGGCGGCGGCGGGCATGCGATGGCGGCGGGCGTGACGGTCGCGCCGGGCGGCGTCGGGAGCTTGCGCGACTATCTGTCCGAGCGGCTGGCGGCGGACGTCGCGGCGGCGACGGCCAACCGGGCGATGATCATCGACACGCTCTGCGCGCCGCGCGGGGTGCAGGCGGGCCTGTGCGACGCGCTCGACCAGGCCGGGCCCTATGGCGTGGGCTGGCCGCAGCCGCGGGTCGCGGCGGGCGAATCGCGACTGCTCCAGGTGGGTGTGGTCGGGAACGGTCACGTCCGCGGCATCGCCACGGGCGCGGACGGGGCGCGGTTCAAGTGGATCGCCTTCCGCGCCGCCGACACGCCGCTCGGCCAGTCGCTGCTCGCCATGCCGGGAGATCGGGCCCTGTGGCTGGCCGGGACGGTGCATCGCGACACGTGGAACGGCGGCAACCAGGCCGAAATGCATCTCGAGGATGCCGCACTCGCTTGA
- a CDS encoding DUF2721 domain-containing protein, producing MIDTDASATAIAKIIQLAVAPVFLLAGVGAFLNVCASRLARIVDRGRALEPLILASRGSEHDRLIRELRTVDRRMRLVSSAITATVASAVLVCAVVVLLFAAALINLHVGTAIALLFIGSMVTLALGLGIFLVETRVAARAIRVRKALLAHEVEVDEAAGDE from the coding sequence ATGATCGACACCGATGCGAGCGCGACGGCGATCGCCAAGATCATCCAGCTGGCCGTGGCGCCGGTGTTCCTGCTCGCGGGCGTCGGGGCGTTCCTCAACGTCTGCGCCTCGCGACTGGCGCGGATCGTCGACCGTGGCCGCGCGCTCGAGCCCCTGATCCTCGCCAGCCGCGGCAGCGAGCATGACCGGCTGATCCGCGAACTTCGGACGGTCGACCGGCGGATGCGGCTGGTGAGCAGCGCGATCACCGCGACGGTCGCCTCGGCGGTGCTGGTCTGTGCGGTCGTGGTGCTGCTGTTCGCGGCGGCGCTCATCAACCTTCATGTCGGGACCGCGATCGCGCTCCTGTTCATCGGCTCGATGGTGACGCTGGCCCTGGGGCTCGGCATCTTCCTGGTCGAGACGCGGGTCGCGGCGCGCGCCATCCGGGTGCGCAAGGCGCTGCTGGCGCACGAGGTCGAGGTCGACGAGGCCGCCGGCGACGAGTGA
- a CDS encoding PH domain-containing protein: MTAGDGIEPVERGYLGVLRVQRALAAVPLVVGAFVLWLVLFERHPLAVVVPVVAMLLAVVMVGVLPGRSWRRLGFALEPRLLRVVRGYLFHTDTIVPLARVQHLDVARGPLDRLFGTATLVVHTAGTHNSVVTLPGLSPERAGELAGVIRGHIQADPDAS; this comes from the coding sequence ATGACAGCGGGGGATGGGATCGAGCCGGTCGAGCGCGGCTATCTGGGCGTGCTGCGCGTGCAGCGGGCGCTGGCGGCGGTGCCGCTGGTGGTGGGCGCGTTTGTGCTGTGGCTCGTGCTGTTCGAGCGCCATCCGCTGGCGGTCGTGGTGCCGGTCGTCGCGATGCTGCTCGCGGTGGTCATGGTCGGCGTGCTGCCGGGGCGGTCGTGGCGGCGGCTCGGTTTCGCGCTCGAGCCCAGGCTGTTGCGGGTGGTGCGGGGTTATCTCTTCCACACCGACACGATCGTGCCGCTGGCGCGGGTCCAGCATCTCGACGTCGCGCGCGGGCCGCTCGACCGGCTGTTCGGCACGGCGACGCTCGTCGTCCATACCGCGGGCACGCATAACAGCGTCGTCACCCTCCCCGGCCTCAGCCCCGAACGTGCGGGCGAACTGGCGGGGGTCATCCGCGGGCACATCCAGGCGGACCCCGACGCGTCGTGA
- a CDS encoding DUF2256 domain-containing protein has protein sequence MPKMRKKADLPTKTCASCGLPFAWRKKWERDWEQVKFCSDRCRAAGAKA, from the coding sequence ATGCCCAAGATGCGCAAGAAGGCCGACCTGCCGACCAAGACCTGCGCGAGTTGCGGGTTGCCCTTCGCGTGGCGCAAGAAGTGGGAGCGCGACTGGGAGCAGGTGAAATTCTGCTCCGACCGGTGCCGCGCGGCGGGAGCCAAGGCATGA
- a CDS encoding ionic transporter y4hA: MSSITAKASDFAPLAAIAVVALQFAGMSWWGLSALVLVATVLAAVHHAEVVAERVGEPFGTLILALSVTVIETGLIVSLMLAAPEASTALARDTVIAASMIILNLLLGLCLVAAGRRKSEVRFIRTGANAALSTIAALLVLTLVLPNFTTSAPGPVYNATQLGFVAAGALILYLTFVFAQTVRHRDYFVRPEVATPEDDHGPSRRAAQRSMLLLLVCLVAVVLLAKGLSKPLETTIAAAGLPRSLVGIVIAGIVLLPEGIAAVKAARLGRLQTSLNLALGSALATIGLTIPAVAVVAYFLDLPLALGLQPLGIVLLALTLFVSSLSLARGRVTVLHGAVHLVIFAAYLLVTIIP, translated from the coding sequence ATGTCATCCATCACCGCAAAGGCGAGCGATTTCGCCCCTCTCGCCGCCATCGCCGTCGTCGCCCTCCAGTTCGCGGGCATGTCGTGGTGGGGGCTGTCGGCGCTGGTGCTGGTCGCGACCGTGCTCGCCGCGGTCCATCATGCCGAGGTGGTGGCCGAGCGGGTGGGGGAGCCGTTCGGCACCCTGATCCTCGCGCTGTCGGTGACGGTGATCGAGACCGGCCTCATCGTCAGCCTGATGCTCGCCGCGCCCGAGGCCTCGACCGCGCTCGCCCGCGACACGGTGATCGCGGCCAGCATGATCATCCTCAACCTGCTGCTCGGCCTCTGCCTCGTCGCCGCCGGCCGCCGCAAGAGCGAGGTGCGCTTCATCCGCACCGGGGCCAATGCCGCCTTGAGCACCATCGCGGCGCTCCTTGTCCTGACGCTCGTGCTTCCGAACTTCACCACCAGCGCGCCCGGCCCGGTCTATAACGCGACCCAGCTCGGCTTCGTCGCGGCGGGCGCGCTGATCCTCTACCTGACCTTCGTCTTCGCCCAGACCGTCCGTCACCGCGATTATTTCGTCCGCCCCGAGGTCGCTACGCCAGAGGACGACCATGGCCCCTCGCGCCGCGCCGCGCAGCGCTCGATGCTGCTCCTGCTCGTCTGCCTCGTCGCGGTGGTGCTCCTCGCCAAGGGCCTGTCGAAGCCGCTCGAGACCACGATCGCCGCCGCCGGCCTTCCGCGCAGCCTCGTCGGCATCGTCATCGCCGGCATCGTTCTCCTGCCCGAGGGCATCGCGGCGGTGAAGGCCGCGCGGCTCGGCCGGCTCCAGACCAGCCTCAACCTCGCGCTGGGCTCGGCACTCGCCACCATCGGCCTCACCATTCCCGCGGTCGCGGTGGTCGCCTATTTCCTCGACCTGCCGCTCGCTCTCGGCCTCCAGCCGCTGGGGATCGTGCTCCTCGCGCTGACCCTGTTCGTCTCGAGCCTCAGCCTCGCGCGCGGACGGGTGACGGTGCTCCACGGCGCCGTCCACCTCGTCATCTTCGCCGCCTACCTCCTGGTGACGATCATTCCCTAG
- a CDS encoding trimeric intracellular cation channel family protein, protein MTPDLPTPTLPMAMQALDIFGIAVFAVSGALLAAEKKQTLVTFVFFAVVTGVGGGTIRDLLIAAPVFWVHRNLVLLICIGAAGLVWLTSRRWFAGQALLWFDALGLGAYATYGAAKALVYGIAPVPAFAMGVLTACAGGIIRDVLAGEPSILMRPELYVTAAALSAGLLVGFAMLGLTGWPAALIAAVAGFALRGLAIARGWSLPAYRD, encoded by the coding sequence ATGACTCCCGACCTTCCCACTCCGACGCTGCCGATGGCGATGCAGGCGCTCGACATCTTCGGGATTGCGGTGTTCGCGGTGTCGGGCGCGCTGCTCGCGGCGGAGAAGAAGCAGACGCTGGTGACCTTTGTCTTCTTCGCGGTGGTGACGGGGGTTGGCGGCGGGACGATCCGCGACCTGCTGATCGCGGCGCCGGTCTTCTGGGTGCACAGGAACCTCGTGCTGCTGATTTGCATCGGCGCGGCGGGGCTGGTCTGGCTGACGAGCCGGCGCTGGTTCGCGGGGCAGGCGCTGCTGTGGTTCGATGCGCTGGGGCTCGGCGCTTATGCGACCTACGGGGCGGCCAAGGCGCTGGTCTATGGGATCGCGCCGGTGCCGGCCTTCGCCATGGGGGTGCTGACCGCATGCGCGGGCGGGATCATCCGCGACGTGCTGGCGGGCGAGCCGTCGATCCTGATGCGGCCCGAACTCTATGTCACCGCGGCGGCGCTGAGCGCCGGCCTGCTGGTCGGGTTCGCGATGCTCGGCCTGACCGGCTGGCCGGCGGCGCTGATCGCGGCGGTGGCAGGCTTCGCCCTGCGCGGTCTGGCGATCGCGCGCGGATGGAGCCTGCCCGCCTATCGGGACTGA